aaaaagttagttttaTACAgacgttttgttttgttctgttttatttgttgttttctttttctcctgaaggAATTTTTGCAGCTCAAATCCCACTTGAATGTTTCTTTTACCCCCAATTCCCAAGCAACTTACCTTGCCTGCTGATGGACCCCCATGCCTTGTTCTTAGCTTGCAGAGGGCTGACCTGGTGAGCAGGGGACCCAGTGTGGGCAGAGCCAGCTCTCACCTGTGTGGAATCCAGAGGCAAACAGCAGGAGAGGgaagagcagagagcagagcagcctggTTTAGAGCAGAGAGCATCCGTCCGCAAGAGCAGCGAGAGCCCAACTCCCTCTTGTGCCTGGCAGCGAGTCCCAGCCTGGCCAGTACAAAAGGGATTGACTGGGATTCTGCAGCAGGCAAGAGCTCATCAACAGCTGAAGAGCTTctgagagaggagagggagaagggtTTTGCAGCAAAGCCCTCCCAGCTTGCTCAACCGCCAGAGGTGAGTGCCAGCTCTGTGAACGGCGGGctgcaaaggaagaaaagtggGGTGGGAGGCAAGATTAAAAACTAAATGCCGCGCTGTCAGCAGGAGGCTTGGAAAAGAGTGAGAGCTTCAagtgcttttccttgtgctgggTCATCTGGCTGGCTGTGAGAGCTGGGAGGATTGTTGGTGCTTCTGAGCCAtcagcagagcaggagaaacaGCATTTCGGATGCTGATGGAGACTTGAACTGTGAAATCCCTCAAAGGACTGGAACAGGAAGCCCATGGATGGTTTTTATTCCTCCGCGGAAAGGGAGGCTGTGATCAATGACACCAGGAGCAGGAAGAGCTGGGCGGAGGAAGGCAACTCCACGTTGTCCTTCCGCGGGGTGACAGCTGCCTTGCTTCTCCTTCTCATCCTCTCCACGCTCCTGGGCAACACCCTGGTGTGCGTGGCCGTCGTCAGGTTCAGCCACTTGCGCTCTAAGGTCACCAACTTCTTTGTGATCTCCTTGGCGGTGTCTGACCTCTTCGTGGCTGTCCTGGTGATGCCTTGGAAGGCTGCCACCGAGGTGGCGGGGTTCTGGCCCTTCGGGGCTTTCTGTGATGTTTGGGTGGCTTTCGATATCATGTGCTCCACGGCCTCCATCCTCCATTTGTGCATCATCAGCGTGGATCGCTACTGGGCCATCTCCAGCCCCTTCCGTTACGAGAGGAGGATGACACAGCGTGTGGCTTTCATCATGATCGCGGTGACTTGGCTGCTCTCCCTCTTGATTTCCTTCATCCCCGTGCAGCTGAAGTGGCACAAGGACCGTGAGCTCCatggggagcaggagctgggtgtGAACAGCAccggggaggaggagagctgtGATTCCAGCCTCAGCAGGACTTATGCCATCTCGTCTTCTCTCGTTAGCTTCTACATCCCCGTTGCCATCATGATCGTGACGTACACCCGCATCTTCCGCATTGCCCGGCGGCAGATCCGCAGGATCTCCTCCCTGGAGAGAGCAGTGGAACATGCCCAAAGCTGCCACAACAGCGACTGCCCTCATGGAGCCTCCCTGAAGAACTCCTTCAAGAAGGAGACCAAGGTCCTCAAGACCCTCTCCATCATCATGGGTGTCTTTGTCTTCTGCTGGCTGCCTTTTTTCGTGCTCAACTGCATGGTGCCCTTTTGTGATCTTGACCTCCACAAGCCAGGAGAGCTGCCTTGCGTCAGCGAGACCGTCTTCAGCATCTTTGTCTGGTTCGGCTGGGCCAACTCTTCCCTCAATCCCATCATCTACGCCTTCAACGCAGATTTTCGGAGAGCCTTCGCAACCCTCTTGGGCTGTGCCTACCTTTGCCCCAGCAACGCGGTGGAGACGGTGAACTTCAGCAACGAGCTGGTCTCCTACCACCACGACAGCACCTATCAGAAGGAAATGGTGACCCTTAGCTACCCCCAGCTTCTCCCCCATGCTGCTCCACAGCTGGAATACAATGAGGTGTCCTTCGACAAGGTTTCTCAGCTCTCCTCTCACAGCACCTGCCCTGCAGCGATGCACGTGGAGCACGAAGTAGCTGTCTCGCTGGAGAAGATTACACCTTTCACCAGCAGTGCCATGGATTGAGACAAGCTTGGGAGCAGGGTGGTGCAGTGGTCTCAGGTGGAACAGGGTCTCAGATGGATCAGCTATTGCCTATTTTATGGATTTTTGAAGATAACGTGGATCCTGGGCAGGAGTTTGCCTTAAAAAGTTTTGAATAGCCAGAGTGATTTTCCAGATGGCTTAAGggattcatatatatatatatattatttgtttattttaaatatttttttgtaacttGCAGTTTCAGATCCAGCCCAGGTGGCCAGGAGAAATCTGTGTGGCTGCGCTCTCCAGCTGACCCAAGGGAAAATGCTTTCTGCAAAAGACAGAAACGCAAGGGCTTGGATTCCGCCTTTGTTGTGACTTCAGCTGACAAAGCAGGGGCTGTTGTGGTCTGCTGAGCCTCTCCTACTTAGTCCACGAAGTAAAATTGCAGCTGTGCTTGTGGGGAAAGGGGCTGTGCCCAAAAAGCCATCAGCCTGAGGCTGCTCCATGGGCACAAGCTGAATTCAGCGCTCCGTAGTGCTGCCTTGTGCTTGGTGGAACAGCGCTGAGCTGCATAGATGgggaaaaacacttttctggGGGGCTGTGCAAGAAGGTGGCAGTGGCCTTGCGGGGATAAATTTGTCTGGGAGGTGATTAGGCTCACCTCTGACTGCCTCCCTGTTGTTCAGGCAGGTTATCCTGCAGGCCAGACAAGCGAGCAGCCACCTTTCCTggagccctggggctgtgcttGGCAGCAGCTCCTTTGGAGCATCCTGCAGGGCATTTGCTCATTAGCAAAGGATTCTGCCTGCTAAAGGTCTGCCCTGGCCCCTGAAGCAGGGCCAGCCTCTCTCTAAGCTGGGACATGTACAGCTGAGGGCAGTCTGGGATGAACAAGGAGCACGTTTTAGCCCCAGGATACTGGACCATTTGCTGGGGGCCTTTGGTAACGAGGGTGTCTGAGCCCTTCAGCCTCGAGAGGACAAACTGGGAGCAAAAACATTGCAGATTTGGCTTCATCCCTGTGCCACATCTTCCATCAGTCATGCCCCCTTCCTTTTCACAGTCTGCTTCTGCCCCCTTTCACTTTGTTCTCCCTCTaattcccttcctcccccattTCATTAAGGATCCTTCCTGCCTTGCTGTCTCATTTCAATAATAATGGCTTCTTCAGAAGCGCTCCTTGCTCACCTGTACTCTTTAATTAGCCTCTCCTGTGCACCTTGGAGCTTGTGTCTGGCTTGCTCGGGGTAGAAATGGCAAGCGAGCAGCCCCAGCATTTCACTGTCGACTGTGACACGAGTGATTTTGGGAGCGTGTTTTGATCGGTGCTCGCTTAAACACTGCGGCAGCGAGCAGCACACCCGTGTCGCCTCGACTCCGAGACATCTTTAGCTCTCTGGCACAGCAGAAGAGCCTCCCCCCCGCTCCCTGCAAACattaacaaagagaaaaatcagcaaGTGATAATTATAGAGGAACGGTAATTATTAAATAGAGCCCAATTATCGTCAAGTTTCAGCATAATCGGTgtgggaggggagcagagctTGCCGTACTTCCAAGGTCGATGCTCGGATTTCTCTGTGGAAGTGCTGATAAACCTCAGCTTCATTTGTAGCTGGTTCCCTGCATAGCAGCAAAGGTCTAAACCTGAGACAGTCTTGGGGCTTTTCAGCTCTGAGAGGACAGGGCAGCCTAACTTACAGAAGGAATTGTTCTCAGATGATGTTGTCTAGTGTTTTTTAGGAGGCCCAACGTGAATGACTTCATGTGGACGTTACTGCAGGACACGCGGTGATTTCTCCACTAAAAGCTGGGTTGTAGCACGTGTGTTGTGCTTTATTTGGGACTACATGTAATACCCAGCCAGTGAAGGTACTGTCCTGGTCTCCCTGCTTTGGAACAATTTAATAAGATCATCTTATCGTGAGGTGCTGGGCTTTAATCCATGACTTTATGTAAAGAGATTGGAGAAAATCTAGTGCTTCAGTGTACCTCGGGTATCTACGATGAGCTGCAGGGTAAACCTGCAAAAGAAACACAACAGAGACGGTGATGTGAACCTCTGATAGAGGTGGGGCTTCTTTTTTGTATGGTTACTGTCTGCTTTTAACTAGTGTGGAGTTTGGGAGTGCTGCAGGAGACCCCTTGTTCCTCTCAATCCCCTGCTCCAGCCGGCTGGGGCTCTCTCCTACCGAGGGTGCAGTGCCCCAGCTCCCTCTGACTCCACCTGCTACGTGCCAGGGCTGTTTCCTTCCTGGCATCTGCACCAGAAGATCCAAGGTGGTGACACTGAGCTAAACCAAAAGCTTCCAGGCTGTGGAACAGGCCTCTGCACATCGGGGAAATGGGTAACAGCTCCAAAAAGTTGTGTGACTTGGGCTTTGTTTGGCAAAAAGCATGCTTTGTCTAACTTTGCTTCAGAAGGGGCTTCTTTATTTTGCTGCCACGGAGATGGGGCAGAGAGCAGATGCTTCTCATCCTCTGGCACCTCAACCACAGCCTTAGGAAACCTGACTTGTGCAAGTCTCAGGTCAGCTGGGATAACACAGTTTTTGGTGCTGCCTCGCACCTGGGTGAGGGCAAATTGGGCACCTCCTGATCCAGAAACTCTTCTC
This genomic stretch from Anas platyrhynchos isolate ZD024472 breed Pekin duck chromosome 23, IASCAAS_PekinDuck_T2T, whole genome shotgun sequence harbors:
- the LOC119713451 gene encoding D(1) dopamine receptor gives rise to the protein MDGFYSSAEREAVINDTRSRKSWAEEGNSTLSFRGVTAALLLLLILSTLLGNTLVCVAVVRFSHLRSKVTNFFVISLAVSDLFVAVLVMPWKAATEVAGFWPFGAFCDVWVAFDIMCSTASILHLCIISVDRYWAISSPFRYERRMTQRVAFIMIAVTWLLSLLISFIPVQLKWHKDRELHGEQELGVNSTGEEESCDSSLSRTYAISSSLVSFYIPVAIMIVTYTRIFRIARRQIRRISSLERAVEHAQSCHNSDCPHGASLKNSFKKETKVLKTLSIIMGVFVFCWLPFFVLNCMVPFCDLDLHKPGELPCVSETVFSIFVWFGWANSSLNPIIYAFNADFRRAFATLLGCAYLCPSNAVETVNFSNELVSYHHDSTYQKEMVTLSYPQLLPHAAPQLEYNEVSFDKVSQLSSHSTCPAAMHVEHEVAVSLEKITPFTSSAMD